The following are from one region of the Chloracidobacterium sp. genome:
- a CDS encoding NAD+ synthase, with amino-acid sequence MRVTIAQINTTNGDIAGNTKKIVDAIAKAKSDRSDLVVFPEVVTHGYTSQDWFQDHDIIASAGEPLKAIIEATGGITAVVGTIRRNEDNDGRRLYNTAAVIHDRQLIGFADKTLLPEYDVFDDPRYFEPSQHRRLFEVNGTKLGVVVCEDFWNDKTFWRDRLYETDPTDEVIAMGADVIVSVNSSPYNKGKIKLRCDMVAHRAKANRVPIVFVNQIGGNDGIIFDGASLIADEEGDIILQAAAFEEFVETVELDVRMPDARGITGSEIEAIHQALVLGIRDYAAKNGFRKAVLGLSGGIDSTLVAALAAEAIGPENLLCVMMPSQFSSEGSITDSEELVRNIGCESRIVPISDAFNVLVDQLNLSVPTKGGESLAAENLQSRIRGVILMAISNSEGRLVLSTGNKSELAVGYCTLYGDTNGGLAVLGDVLKTEVWEVARQLNERAGREIIPVRVIEKKPSAELAPHQFDQDSLPPYEVMDPILKMYFEQKASPAEIIAAGNDPDKVYWILNKVEHPANEFKRRQLPPTLIISKNAIGVGRRRPVTHKFRRTISE; translated from the coding sequence ATGCGAGTCACTATCGCCCAGATCAACACGACCAACGGCGACATCGCCGGAAATACCAAAAAAATTGTCGATGCTATCGCGAAAGCTAAGTCAGATCGATCTGACCTTGTCGTGTTTCCCGAGGTCGTAACGCACGGCTACACGTCGCAGGATTGGTTTCAGGACCACGACATAATCGCGTCGGCGGGCGAACCGCTAAAGGCGATAATCGAGGCGACCGGGGGCATTACCGCGGTTGTTGGTACGATCCGCCGAAACGAGGACAACGACGGACGTCGTTTGTATAACACGGCGGCGGTAATTCATGACCGCCAGTTGATCGGATTTGCCGATAAGACGCTGCTGCCCGAATACGACGTTTTTGACGACCCGCGATATTTTGAACCGAGCCAACATCGCCGCCTGTTCGAGGTGAACGGCACAAAGCTGGGTGTGGTGGTCTGCGAAGATTTCTGGAACGACAAAACGTTTTGGCGAGACCGTTTGTACGAGACCGACCCGACCGATGAAGTGATAGCGATGGGCGCGGACGTGATCGTTTCGGTCAATTCATCGCCGTATAACAAGGGCAAAATAAAGCTCCGTTGCGACATGGTCGCGCATCGTGCGAAAGCCAACCGCGTACCGATAGTCTTCGTGAACCAGATAGGCGGGAACGACGGAATAATCTTTGACGGTGCGAGCCTGATCGCCGACGAAGAAGGCGACATCATCCTGCAGGCTGCGGCGTTCGAGGAATTTGTCGAAACGGTGGAACTTGACGTCCGCATGCCCGACGCACGCGGTATCACGGGCAGTGAGATCGAGGCGATACATCAGGCACTCGTTCTCGGCATTCGCGATTATGCGGCAAAGAACGGGTTCAGGAAAGCGGTCCTCGGGCTTTCGGGCGGGATAGATTCGACACTTGTCGCGGCACTCGCGGCCGAGGCGATCGGGCCGGAAAATCTGCTGTGCGTGATGATGCCCTCGCAGTTCTCGTCAGAGGGCAGCATTACGGATTCCGAAGAACTCGTGCGAAATATTGGCTGCGAGAGCCGGATCGTGCCGATCTCGGACGCGTTCAATGTGCTGGTCGATCAGTTGAACCTGAGCGTTCCGACAAAAGGCGGAGAATCGCTCGCGGCGGAAAATCTGCAATCGCGAATACGCGGCGTGATATTGATGGCCATCTCGAATTCGGAAGGCCGGCTGGTGCTCTCGACCGGGAACAAATCGGAACTTGCCGTCGGCTATTGCACGCTTTACGGCGACACGAATGGCGGGCTTGCAGTGCTCGGTGACGTGCTGAAGACGGAGGTTTGGGAGGTCGCGAGGCAACTTAACGAACGCGCGGGCCGCGAGATAATTCCGGTTCGCGTGATCGAAAAGAAGCCGTCAGCAGAGCTCGCCCCGCACCAGTTTGACCAGGACAGCCTGCCGCCTTACGAGGTAATGGACCCGATCCTGAAGATGTATTTTGAGCAAAAGGCTTCGCCAGCGGAGATCATCGCCGCCGGTAACGATCCCGACAAGGTCTATTGGATCCTGAACAAGGTCGAGCATCCTGCGAATGAATTCAAACGCCGTCAGCTCCCGCCGACCCTGATCATCTCGAAGAACGCCATCGGCGTGGGACGAAGAAGACCGGTGACACACAAATTCCGGCGGACAATTTCGGAATAG
- a CDS encoding VWA domain-containing protein has product MSIFAAAQSATPTPKIAEEEEVIKVNSRLVVVPVSVVNSNGEPVLGLSLPDFRLAEEGRAQTIESIGSAESVPLEIALLFDVSASTDSMFKFQQETAAKFLLEVLRPDDRATIFTVGQKPIVVQSRDTAERSVIAVKSITPTKEQTAFYDSLRAAADHLNKNAPQGRRKVLVIISDGEDTNSEGVTRAIWNAERKLTSNIEGAKLRELRVKARNTAKVMEQIRVLKSLQDADTVFYSINPAGSSLQLNSMSQFGQENMQKFADETGGTAFLPKFLPIDTPDQYQNGTNMRLNTELLEKIFRQLGNELRAQYLVQYYSESEFPNEKFVKLNVAVNNRAGVRVRARQGYYVKN; this is encoded by the coding sequence TTGTCAATATTTGCGGCCGCGCAATCAGCTACACCTACGCCCAAGATCGCTGAGGAAGAAGAGGTCATCAAGGTCAATTCAAGGCTGGTGGTTGTTCCGGTCTCGGTCGTAAATTCAAACGGCGAACCGGTTCTTGGCCTGTCGCTTCCCGACTTTCGGCTCGCCGAAGAGGGCCGTGCACAGACGATCGAAAGCATCGGTTCTGCTGAAAGTGTTCCGCTTGAGATCGCTTTGCTTTTTGACGTTTCAGCAAGCACGGATTCGATGTTCAAGTTTCAGCAGGAGACTGCTGCGAAATTTCTGCTCGAAGTCCTCCGTCCGGACGACAGGGCAACGATCTTTACTGTCGGACAGAAACCGATCGTAGTGCAATCGCGCGATACAGCCGAACGCTCGGTGATCGCCGTCAAATCGATAACGCCAACCAAAGAACAGACGGCGTTCTACGATTCATTACGAGCTGCAGCCGACCATCTGAATAAAAATGCGCCGCAGGGTCGGCGAAAGGTTCTTGTGATCATTTCGGACGGTGAAGATACGAATAGCGAAGGTGTGACGCGCGCGATATGGAACGCAGAACGTAAACTGACAAGCAATATCGAAGGGGCAAAACTTCGCGAATTGAGAGTAAAAGCTCGAAACACGGCTAAAGTAATGGAACAAATAAGGGTCTTGAAATCGCTCCAGGATGCCGATACCGTTTTTTATTCGATCAATCCTGCAGGCAGCTCTCTGCAGCTTAATTCAATGAGTCAGTTCGGCCAGGAAAATATGCAAAAATTTGCAGATGAGACCGGCGGCACTGCATTCTTACCTAAATTCTTGCCGATCGATACACCGGATCAGTATCAAAACGGCACAAATATGCGACTGAACACCGAGCTTCTTGAGAAGATCTTCCGTCAGCTTGGAAACGAACTTCGGGCGCAATATTTGGTTCAATATTATTCAGAATCTGAATTTCCGAATGAGAAATTTGTAAAGCTCAATGTCGCTGTGAATAATCGCGCAGGCGTCAGAGTCAGGGCCCGACAAGGATATTACGTTAAGAACTGA
- a CDS encoding OmpA family protein translates to MFKKISLFVLALTIGSVSVFAQDAQTRNLVSGQKYKIKGVVVAKENDSTFVVRDAVGVDTRVVVAPEASIKNNALFGGDRYPVNSIVRGLNLEAEGRGDASGSLAASKIRFDKSNLQTAQSIDSRVTPAEERLTAAEQNAQRVSGQIDELMAISNAARGGAKAAQDTADAAVEGVNATNQRISALDEYVVQSSATVNFKVNSAVLSPEAKAQLDEVATASMTLKGYVIEVTGFASAEGSAKKNKELSDRRAQAVKDYLIMTHNIPLRRIGTSYGYGVLQPVADNSTREGREQNRRVEVKLLVSRGMNQNVEVRQVATDTDNE, encoded by the coding sequence ATGTTTAAGAAAATTTCACTTTTTGTATTGGCACTTACGATCGGTTCGGTCAGTGTATTCGCTCAGGATGCTCAGACCCGAAACCTCGTCAGTGGGCAAAAATATAAGATCAAAGGCGTTGTAGTCGCGAAAGAGAATGACAGTACGTTTGTTGTTCGCGATGCGGTCGGGGTCGACACGCGAGTTGTTGTTGCACCTGAAGCAAGCATCAAGAATAATGCTCTGTTTGGTGGTGACCGCTACCCCGTGAACTCGATCGTCCGTGGTTTGAACCTCGAGGCCGAGGGGCGCGGAGACGCAAGCGGTAGCCTTGCCGCATCTAAGATCCGATTCGATAAGAGCAACCTGCAAACAGCTCAATCGATCGACAGCCGTGTAACTCCGGCAGAAGAGCGATTGACTGCTGCGGAACAGAATGCACAGCGTGTTTCTGGCCAGATCGATGAATTGATGGCTATTTCGAATGCCGCTCGCGGTGGTGCAAAGGCCGCTCAGGATACCGCCGATGCCGCGGTTGAAGGCGTTAATGCGACCAATCAGCGCATTTCGGCACTTGATGAATATGTCGTGCAGTCGTCGGCTACGGTAAACTTCAAGGTCAACAGTGCTGTATTGTCACCGGAAGCGAAGGCGCAGCTTGACGAAGTTGCAACTGCGTCGATGACCCTCAAGGGATATGTCATCGAGGTCACAGGATTTGCTTCAGCAGAAGGCTCAGCAAAGAAGAACAAGGAGCTCAGTGACCGAAGAGCACAGGCTGTAAAAGATTATCTGATCATGACGCACAACATACCGCTTCGTCGGATCGGGACGTCATACGGCTACGGTGTCCTGCAGCCGGTCGCCGACAACTCGACTCGCGAAGGCCGCGAACAGAATCGTCGTGTTGAGGTCAAGCTCCTCGTCAGCCGCGGCATGAACCAGAACGTTGAGGTTCGTCAGGTAGCGACGGATACTGACAACGAATAG